The following is a genomic window from Deinococcus sedimenti.
CCGCGCGTCCCGCCAGGCGGGATCATGGGGGTCCAGGGCGCTGCGCAGGTACGCGCCGCTGAGCCGTGCGATCGCGGCCACCCGGTCGGGTTGCTCGTCGGTCGTCTCGCGGGACTCGTAGCCGGGAATGCCGCCCAGGGAATGCTGCGCCCCGGTCAGCGTCAGCAGGGCTTTCGGGCCGGAGCTCAGGTGGTAGGCGTCGGTGACCCAGCGGGCCCCCCGGACGCTCAGGCGGGCTTCGTCCTGATCACCAGCGACGATGAGGGCAGGAGCGTGCAGACTGGAGAAATCCTGATTCAGGAACGGGTAGTGCTGCGCGGCGTGGGTGGTCAGGGCTGATCCGCCGAGGCCGGGCGCGGCGAGCAGCACGCCGGCGCGTATGCGGGGGTCGCGCGTCCCGTCGTCTGGACCGCGAGGCAGGGTGGTGGGCCGCGCGCCGAGGAGTTTGCTGACGGTCTCCCCACCCCACGAGTGGCCGGCGGCCGCGACGCGTGTAGGGTCCAGGCGTCCGCTGACGTGGGGAAGAGTCTCGGTCAGTTCGCCGAGGTGATCGAGGATCCGCTGAAGGTCCAGAATCCGCTCACGCCAGATGCGCAGCGGACTGAGCGGTGGGCCCGGGTCCTGCCGGCTGTCGAGGTGGGT
Proteins encoded in this region:
- a CDS encoding alpha/beta hydrolase family protein; the protein is MTAPTAPVHTTAPLLVTAPGRPRPLHVKLSVPLSGDRLPILLFSHGNGSSLHAYGPLTDRWAAQGFAVIQPTHLDSRQDPGPPLSPLRIWRERILDLQRILDHLGELTETLPHVSGRLDPTRVAAAGHSWGGETVSKLLGARPTTLPRGPDDGTRDPRIRAGVLLAAPGLGGSALTTHAAQHYPFLNQDFSSLHAPALIVAGDQDEARLSVRGARWVTDAYHLSSGPKALLTLTGAQHSLGGIPGYESRETTDEQPDRVAAIARLSGAYLRSALDPHDPAWRDARDTFREQSAHLGRIEERLAPTP